One Pygocentrus nattereri isolate fPygNat1 chromosome 23, fPygNat1.pri, whole genome shotgun sequence genomic window carries:
- the LOC108427240 gene encoding gamma-crystallin M2-like, whose product MMGKVIFYEDRNFMGRSYECSGDCSDMSSYMSRCHSCRVESGCWMVYDRPNYMGNQYFMRRGEYADYMSMWGFNNWIRSCRMIPMHRGSYRMRIYERENFMGQMYEMSDDCESFMDRYQWSSGCMSCHVMDGHWLMYEQPNYRGKMWYFRPGEYRSFREMMSGMSGMGFMSMRRIMDSWY is encoded by the exons ATGATGGGCAAG GTCATCTTCTACGAGGACAGGAACTTCATGGGCCGCTCTTATGAGTGCAGCGGCGATTGTTCCGATATGTCCTCCTACATGAGCCGCTGCCACTCTTGTAGGGTGGAGAGCGGTTGTTGGATGGTGTATGACCGCCCCAACTACATGGGTAACCAGTACTTCATGAGAAGGGGCGAGTACGCTGATTACATGAGCATGTGGGGATTCAACAACTGGATCAGGTCTTGCCGCATGATCCCTATG CACAGAGGATCCTACAGAATGAGGATCTATGAGAGGGAGAACTTCATGGGCCAGATGTACGAGATGAGTGATGACTGTGAGTCCTTCATGGACCGTTACCAGTGGTCCAGCGGCTGCATGTCCTGCCACGTGATGGACGGCCATTGGCTCATGTACGAGCAGCCCAACTACAGAGGCAAGATGTGGTACTTCAGGCCTGGAGAGTACAGGAGCTTCAGGGAGATGATGAGCGGCATGAGTGGCATGGGATTCATGAGCATGAGGCGCATCATGGATTCCTGGTATTAA
- the LOC108427247 gene encoding gamma-crystallin M2-like — MMGKVIFYEDRNFMGRSYECSSDCSDMSSYMSRCHSCRVESGCWMVYDRPNYMGNQYFMRRGEYADYMSMWGFNNWIRSCRMIPMHRGSYRIRIYERENFMGQMYEMSDDCESFMDRYQWSNGCMSCHVMDGHWLMYEQPNYRGRMWYFRPGEYRSFREMMSGMSGMRFMSMRRIMDSWY; from the exons ATGATGGGCAAG GTCATCTTCTACGAGGACAGGAACTTCATGGGCCGCTCTTATGAGTGCAGCAGCGATTGTTCCGATATGTCCTCCTACATGAGCCGCTGCCACTCTTGTAGGGTGGAGAGCGGTTGCTGGATGGTGTATGACCGCCCCAACTACATGGGTAACCAGTACTTCATGAGAAGGGGCGAGTACGCTGATTACATGAGCATGTGGGGATTCAACAACTGGATCAGGTCTTGCCGCATGATCCCTATG CACAGAGGATCCTACAGAATTAGGATCTATGAGAGGGAGAACTTCATGGGCCAGATGTACGAAATGAGCGATGACTGTGAGTCCTTCATGGACCGCTACCAGTGGTCCAATGGCTGCATGTCCTGCCACGTGATGGATGGCCACTGGCTCATGTACGAGCAGCCCAACTACAGAGGCAGGATGTGGTACTTCAGGCCTGGAGAGTACAGGAGCTTCAGGGAGATGATGAGCGGCATGAGTGGCATGAGGTTCATGAGCATGAGGCGCATCATGGATTCCTGGTATTAA
- the LOC108427257 gene encoding gamma-crystallin M2-like gives MMGKVTFYEDRNFMGRSYECSGDCSDMSSYMSRCHSCRVESGCWMVYDRPNYMGNQYFMRRGEYADYMSMWGFNNWIRSCRMIPMHRGSYRMRVYERENFMGQMYEMSDDCESFMDRYHWSNGCMSCHVMDGHWLMYEQPNYRGRMWYFKPGEYRSFRDMMGGMSGMRFMSMRRIMDSWY, from the exons ATGATGGGCAAG GTCACCTTCTACGAGGACAGGAACTTCATGGGCCGCTCTTATGAGTGCAGCGGCGATTGTTCCGATATGTCCTCCTACATGAGCCGCTGCCACTCTTGTAGGGTGGAGAGCGGTTGCTGGATGGTGTATGACCGCCCCAACTACATGGGTAACCAGTACTTCATGAGAAGGGGCGAGTACGCTGATTACATGAGCATGTGGGGATTCAACAACTGGATCAGGTCTTGCCGCATGATCCCTATG CACAGGGGATCCTACAGAATGAGGGTGTACGAGAGGGAGAACTTCATGGGCCAGATGTACGAGATGAGCGATGACTGTGAGTCCTTCATGGACCGCTATCACTGGTCCAATGGCTGCATGTCCTGCCACGTGATGGACGGCCACTGGCTCATGTACGAGCAGCCCAACTACAGAGGCAGGATGTGGTACTTCAAGCCTGGAGAGTACAGGAGCTTCAGGGATATGATGGGTGGCATGAGCGGCATGAGGTTCATGAGCATGAGGCGCATCATGGATTCCTGGTATTAA